In one window of Clavelina lepadiformis chromosome 4, kaClaLepa1.1, whole genome shotgun sequence DNA:
- the LOC143451738 gene encoding uncharacterized protein LOC143451738, producing the protein MTSSLGSLASCSMERGYCLTGNQFPYLTSGSPYITGESVPHVRKAAMASTFTATTTTLSIATSNVKVGPALKACYKTRFAQSSGSYSAEGSNFCITNFRQRFNECYNPLVWIGCFPCMLLCGPPYCIYRAMNSNDFDCPIRAMVTYIEGVNQAERQQLAQMLVRAYVDGMNAVSNVQPPVPPPYTEQPAPPPYFPSV; encoded by the exons ATGACATCGTCGCTTGGATCGCTTGCATCGTGCTCAATGGAGCGTGGATATTGCTTAACGGGCAatc AATTTCCTTACCTGACCTCAGGATCTCCGTACATCACTGGAGAAAGTGTTCCACACGTGCGAAAAGCTGCTATGGCGAGCACATtcactgcgacaacaacaactttatctaTCGCTACCAGCAAT GTCAAAGTTGGACCAGCTCTAAAGGCTTGCTACAAGACAAGATTTGCGCAATCTTCCGGCTCCTACTCTGCGGAGGGCTCCAATTTTTGCATCACAAACTTTCGCCAACGCTTCAATGAGTGTTACAACCCCCTCGTGTGGATAGGATGCTTTCCGTGTATGCTGCTGTGCGGACCGCCTTACTGT ATTTATAGAGCGATGAACTCAAATGACTTTGACTGCCCAATTCGAGCGATGGTCACTTATATTGAAGGTGTCAATCAAGCGGAACGACAACAATTGGCGCAGATGCTGGTACGAGCTTACGTGGACGGCATGAATGCAGTCTCCAACGTCCAACCACCAG TCCCACCACCGTACACAGAACAGCCTGCCCCTCCACCATACTTTCCCAGtgtttga
- the LOC143452352 gene encoding uncharacterized protein LOC143452352 — protein sequence MLVLTSLSILKAFIANAAEVVHRSANLTDLCVEVMKLLSVDPQNYCDAPREGIRSIMEKIDFIRMGTTVATNVLLERKGERMALALTEGWRDPLGNQSRPKMLNLLFRV from the exons ATGCTAGTCCTAACTTCATTATCGATATTGAAAGCATtcattgcaaatgcagcagaagtagtTCACAGATCTGCCAATTTGACTGACCTATGCGTCGAAGTGATGAAGCTGTTGTCTGTCGATCCACAAAATTACTGTGATGCTCCCAGGGAAGGAATTCGAAGCATTATGGAAAAG ATCGATTTCATCCGGATGGGAACGACCGTTGCCACAAATGTTCTCCTCGAGAGGAAAGGTGAAAGAATGGCACTTGCTCTCACTGAGGGTTGGAGAGATCCTCTTGGAAACCAATCAAGACCAAAAATGTTGAACCTC CTTTTCCGAGTATGA